The Mucilaginibacter yixingensis genome window below encodes:
- the rfaE1 gene encoding D-glycero-beta-D-manno-heptose-7-phosphate kinase, translating to MPHYSFPEGKKVNICVIGDMMLDHYIKGSCDRISPEAPVQVVDVTNEIYSLGGAGNVVENLKSLGANASIISLCGDDEASQIMATELKNAQPAFYHLVKDSSRRTTIKTRVIVSRHQLIRLDKEDKHYCTDEIANGILDFFEKKISEIDVLIISDYCKGVLSPYLVKKLLSLCNQHQIISIVDSKHKDLSKYYGATVIKPNKKEASLASGINIVNNETLEQACQKIAEITNCQSVVVTLSEDGIAIYHHHQLDKIPTKAIEVFDVTGAGDTVIAALSFALANGLSINEACNFANHAAAVVVAKFGSAVATLEEINQLK from the coding sequence ATGCCGCATTATAGCTTCCCAGAAGGTAAGAAAGTAAATATTTGTGTAATTGGTGATATGATGCTTGATCATTATATCAAAGGTTCATGCGATAGAATTTCACCAGAAGCACCCGTTCAGGTTGTTGATGTTACAAATGAAATATACAGCCTTGGCGGTGCGGGCAATGTGGTTGAAAACCTGAAGTCGCTTGGCGCTAATGCCTCCATTATCAGTTTATGTGGTGATGATGAAGCGAGCCAGATTATGGCCACTGAGCTTAAGAATGCACAGCCGGCGTTTTACCACCTGGTAAAAGATTCATCTCGCCGCACAACTATCAAAACCAGGGTCATTGTAAGCAGGCATCAACTGATACGCCTGGATAAAGAAGACAAGCATTATTGTACTGATGAGATAGCTAACGGTATTCTGGATTTTTTTGAAAAGAAAATTTCAGAGATAGACGTATTGATCATCTCTGATTATTGCAAAGGGGTGTTAAGTCCGTATCTGGTAAAAAAGCTGCTAAGCTTGTGCAACCAGCATCAAATAATCAGCATAGTTGACTCAAAGCATAAAGACCTGTCAAAATACTACGGAGCAACTGTAATAAAGCCTAATAAAAAAGAAGCCAGCCTGGCTTCTGGTATAAATATTGTTAATAACGAGACGCTTGAACAAGCCTGCCAGAAGATAGCTGAAATTACCAATTGCCAATCTGTTGTTGTTACTTTGTCTGAAGACGGCATAGCCATCTATCATCATCATCAACTAGACAAAATACCAACCAAAGCAATAGAGGTATTTGATGTAACCGGTGCCGGCGATACCGTAATTGCCGCTCTGAGCTTTGCTTTAGCAAACGGGCTGTCCATTAATGAAGCCTGTAACTTTGCAAACCACGCTGCTGCTGTAGTAGTAGCTAAATTTGGCAGTGCGGTTGCCACGTTAGAAGAGATAAATCAATTAAAATAA
- a CDS encoding glycosyltransferase family 4 protein, which yields MNILFLTLVKINDVAERNIYTDLIRVFSNNGHQVCIVSPVERRYKKPTAVFTSGNVRILNVKTLNIQKTNFLEKGIGTLLVEKQFEKAIKKHYSQIKFDLVLYSTPPITFTNVVKFIKNRDKAVSYLLLKDIFPQNAVDLDMIKKDGILHRFFKQKEKQLYDISDYIGCMSPANVRFITDHNAVDPKKIEVNPNSIEPLEINVSDEEKKHIKADYNIPLDAVTFIYGGNLGKPQGIDFLINVLKTNAGRKGLFFVIIGQGTEYPKLHAWVTSNKADNVLLLQSLPKKDYDVLLSSCDVGLIFLDKRFTIPNFPSRLLSYLENKMPVLAATDSNTDVGEVITENNIGIWCLSGNIDEFNEALLYLQINSAARHTMGTNGYDFMLKNYLVEQSYQTIMKHLKNV from the coding sequence ATGAATATACTGTTTTTGACGCTTGTAAAAATAAATGATGTTGCCGAAAGAAACATTTATACAGATCTGATTCGTGTATTTAGCAATAACGGACATCAGGTTTGTATAGTTAGCCCGGTTGAAAGAAGATATAAAAAACCTACGGCTGTTTTTACTTCGGGAAACGTTAGAATTTTAAATGTTAAAACTTTAAATATCCAGAAAACTAATTTTTTGGAGAAAGGGATTGGGACATTACTGGTTGAGAAACAATTTGAAAAAGCTATAAAAAAGCATTATAGCCAAATTAAATTCGACCTTGTCCTGTATTCTACTCCGCCAATTACTTTTACCAATGTGGTTAAGTTTATAAAAAACAGGGATAAGGCCGTTTCATATCTATTGCTTAAAGACATCTTTCCGCAAAATGCAGTTGATCTAGATATGATAAAAAAAGATGGCATCCTGCATCGTTTTTTTAAACAGAAAGAGAAGCAATTGTATGACATATCAGATTATATCGGTTGTATGTCGCCTGCAAATGTCCGGTTTATAACAGATCATAATGCCGTTGATCCAAAAAAGATTGAAGTTAACCCCAATAGCATAGAGCCGCTGGAGATTAATGTTTCGGACGAAGAAAAAAAACATATTAAGGCTGATTATAACATCCCTCTGGACGCAGTTACTTTTATATATGGCGGTAATTTAGGCAAACCTCAGGGCATAGATTTTTTAATAAACGTATTAAAGACAAATGCCGGACGTAAGGGGCTGTTTTTTGTAATAATAGGACAAGGTACCGAATATCCTAAACTTCATGCCTGGGTAACAAGCAATAAGGCTGATAATGTTTTGTTATTGCAGAGTCTTCCTAAAAAAGATTATGACGTATTGCTATCATCATGCGATGTTGGGCTAATTTTTCTTGATAAAAGATTTACGATACCTAATTTCCCCTCTCGCTTGTTGTCTTACCTTGAAAATAAAATGCCGGTGCTGGCCGCTACAGACAGTAATACAGACGTTGGAGAAGTCATAACAGAAAATAACATAGGTATTTGGTGTCTAAGTGGAAATATAGATGAGTTTAATGAAGCTCTGTTATATTTGCAGATAAATTCGGCAGCTAGGCACACCATGGGCACTAACGGTTATGATTTCATGCTGAAAAACTATTTGGTGGAGCAGTCTTATCAAACTATTATGAAGCATTTAAAAAATGTATAA
- a CDS encoding HAD family hydrolase — MKYNKVVVFDLDDTLYNEVDYLKSAYYEIAQYVDANEFGLSDEMFQNYTNGSNVFKLLIGKYPAFAMDDLLYKYRNHLPSILPREGALELLLKLKQEKTILGLITDGRSVSQRNKLNALNITHFFDDIIISEEFGSEKPCIANYMFFEKYSADEYYYIADNVKKDFIGPNNLKWSTICIMDNGKHIHKQQFNLEQVFLPKHQITKLSDAYNIIK, encoded by the coding sequence ATGAAATATAACAAAGTAGTTGTATTTGATTTGGATGATACTTTGTACAACGAAGTTGATTATCTGAAGTCTGCATATTATGAAATAGCCCAATATGTAGATGCAAATGAATTTGGTCTTTCCGATGAAATGTTTCAAAACTATACGAATGGAAGTAATGTGTTTAAATTACTTATAGGGAAATATCCAGCTTTCGCAATGGACGATTTGCTGTATAAGTACAGAAATCATCTGCCATCGATTTTGCCCCGTGAAGGTGCCTTGGAGTTATTGCTTAAATTGAAACAAGAAAAAACCATCCTTGGACTAATTACCGATGGGCGGTCTGTAAGCCAGCGCAACAAGTTAAATGCCCTAAATATTACTCATTTTTTCGACGATATAATTATATCAGAAGAATTTGGATCAGAGAAACCGTGTATTGCTAATTACATGTTTTTTGAAAAATATAGCGCAGATGAGTACTATTATATAGCCGATAACGTAAAAAAAGATTTTATAGGACCTAACAATTTAAAATGGTCTACAATTTGCATAATGGATAACGGTAAGCATATCCATAAGCAACAATTTAATTTAGAACAAGTTTTTTTGCCAAAGCATCAGATAACAAAGCTATCTGATGCTTATAATATTATTAAATGA
- the wecB gene encoding non-hydrolyzing UDP-N-acetylglucosamine 2-epimerase — MKQKLKVMTVVGTRPEIIRLARVMAALDNSEAIDHVIVHTGQNYDYELNQIFFDDMKIRKPDFFLNAAGKTGTETVGQILIKIDPLLEEHQPDAFLVLGDTNSCLCAIPAKKRHIPIFHMEAGNRCFDQRVPEETNRKIVDHVSDINLTYSDIAREYLLKEGLPADRIIKTGSPMFEVLNHYLPEIKASNILNKLNIEARKYFVVSSHREENINSEKNFNGLIDSLNLIAEKYGFPIIVSTHPRTRKMIDAKNVKVRPEVQFLKPLGFNDYNALQKDAFAVLSDSGTISEESSILNFPALNIRDAHERPEAMEEASVMMVGLNPERILQGLNQLQYQQIGENRNFRQVADYSMPNVSEKMVRIIISYTDYIKRVVWSENN, encoded by the coding sequence ATGAAACAGAAATTAAAAGTAATGACGGTTGTGGGCACAAGACCGGAAATAATTCGCTTGGCCCGTGTTATGGCCGCGTTAGATAATTCTGAAGCAATAGATCATGTAATAGTTCACACTGGCCAAAATTATGATTATGAACTGAATCAGATATTTTTTGATGATATGAAGATTCGGAAGCCCGACTTTTTTCTAAACGCGGCAGGTAAAACGGGAACTGAAACAGTAGGTCAAATACTTATTAAAATAGATCCGTTGCTTGAAGAACATCAGCCGGATGCTTTTTTGGTATTAGGAGACACAAACTCATGTCTGTGCGCCATACCAGCAAAAAAAAGACACATTCCTATCTTTCATATGGAGGCAGGCAACAGATGTTTTGATCAGCGTGTTCCAGAAGAAACCAATCGTAAGATAGTTGATCATGTGTCTGACATCAATCTAACCTATAGCGATATTGCCCGTGAGTATTTATTGAAAGAAGGGTTACCTGCTGATCGTATTATAAAAACGGGTTCACCAATGTTTGAGGTTTTGAACCACTATTTGCCCGAAATAAAGGCATCAAACATTTTAAATAAACTCAATATAGAGGCCCGGAAATATTTCGTGGTGTCCTCCCACCGCGAAGAAAACATTAATAGTGAAAAGAATTTTAACGGACTTATTGATAGCCTGAATCTGATTGCTGAAAAATATGGTTTTCCAATTATCGTCAGTACACATCCGCGCACACGTAAAATGATTGACGCTAAAAACGTTAAAGTAAGGCCAGAAGTACAGTTTTTGAAACCATTAGGCTTTAATGATTATAACGCACTACAGAAAGATGCATTTGCGGTATTATCAGATAGCGGAACCATTTCTGAAGAATCGTCGATTTTAAATTTCCCGGCACTTAATATTCGTGATGCGCACGAAAGGCCGGAGGCCATGGAAGAAGCCTCGGTGATGATGGTAGGATTAAATCCGGAGCGTATTTTACAAGGATTGAACCAACTTCAATATCAACAGATTGGTGAGAATAGGAACTTTAGACAAGTTGCTGATTATTCTATGCCTAATGTTTCTGAAAAAATGGTTCGTATAATTATTAGTTATACAGATTATATAAAAAGAGTAGTTTGGAGCGAAAATAATTAA
- a CDS encoding DegT/DnrJ/EryC1/StrS aminotransferase family protein, translated as MKSKKIWLSSPHMGVAEQQFVNEAFETNWIAPLGPHVDGFEKDLSTFLGGDEHVAALSSGTGALHLALVMLNVGPGDEVICQSMTFSASANPIKYIGATPVFVDSEADTWNMDPNYLEDAILHRIAAGKKPKAIIVVHLYGMPAKMKEIISIAERYEIPLIEDAAEALGSHIDGKMCGTMGVMSIFSFNGNKIITTSGGGALVSPNKQYITKCKFLATQARDDAPHYQHSHVGYNYRMSNISAGIGRGQMQVLPERVSKRREIFDHYVSLFGDLPGIHFLKEPEGFFSNRWLSTLTIDPSNGINVTREILRHAFLEDNIESRPLWKPMHMQPVFKNCLFFGNHLSDKLFENGLCLPSGSNLTDDELERVFKIMNSILVS; from the coding sequence ATGAAGTCAAAAAAGATATGGCTATCAAGCCCGCATATGGGCGTTGCCGAGCAACAATTTGTTAATGAAGCGTTTGAAACTAATTGGATAGCGCCATTAGGGCCTCATGTTGATGGATTTGAAAAAGATCTATCTACATTCTTGGGAGGTGATGAACATGTAGCAGCTTTAAGTTCTGGCACCGGAGCATTGCATTTGGCGCTTGTTATGCTGAATGTTGGTCCAGGTGACGAGGTAATATGCCAAAGTATGACATTTTCGGCATCAGCAAATCCAATAAAATACATAGGCGCTACACCTGTTTTTGTTGATAGTGAAGCCGATACTTGGAATATGGATCCTAATTATTTAGAGGATGCCATTCTGCATCGAATTGCCGCAGGTAAAAAACCGAAGGCAATTATTGTAGTGCATTTGTATGGCATGCCTGCAAAGATGAAAGAAATAATTTCAATAGCCGAACGCTATGAAATACCTCTTATTGAAGATGCAGCGGAGGCGTTGGGATCGCATATTGATGGTAAAATGTGCGGCACTATGGGGGTAATGAGTATATTTTCATTTAACGGAAATAAGATCATTACTACCTCTGGCGGGGGCGCGTTGGTATCTCCAAACAAACAGTATATAACTAAATGCAAGTTTTTGGCCACCCAGGCCCGAGACGATGCCCCTCATTATCAGCATTCACATGTTGGTTATAATTACCGAATGAGCAATATTAGTGCCGGTATAGGTCGTGGTCAAATGCAAGTACTACCTGAACGTGTAAGTAAACGACGCGAAATATTTGATCATTATGTAAGTCTTTTTGGCGATTTGCCAGGGATTCATTTTTTGAAAGAACCAGAAGGCTTTTTTAGTAATCGCTGGCTATCTACCTTAACTATTGACCCCAGCAACGGTATTAATGTTACCCGTGAGATTCTGAGGCATGCATTTCTGGAAGATAATATTGAATCGCGCCCATTATGGAAGCCAATGCATATGCAACCTGTCTTTAAAAATTGTTTGTTTTTTGGAAACCATTTGTCGGATAAGTTGTTTGAAAACGGATTGTGTTTACCTTCTGGTTCTAATTTGACCGACGACGAATTAGAGCGAGTTTTCAAAATAATGAATTCAATATTGGTGTCATAA
- a CDS encoding ATP-grasp domain-containing protein, which produces MSNILITSAGQRVSLVRAFKKELAKINPNAKVYTVDLNPILAPACHVADGYKNVPRVTEPGYITELLRICIEWGVKIIIPTIDTELVVLSENRHRFLDAGISVVISEAEFVRKCRDKRITNDFFLTNNIEVPKAIDKNKPSFPLFIKPYDGSLSADTFLIKSKDELTSYHYSNPKLMFMEYIDPNQFEEFTVDCFYDDIGYLKCSVPRKRIFVRSGEVSKGVTRKNIIVEYLKENLSYIEGARGCLTMQFFYNPSTHRLIGIEINPRFGGGYPLSYLAGANFPKWIIEEYVLGLSPTYFAEWETDLLMLRYDDEVIVHSYEI; this is translated from the coding sequence ATGAGTAATATATTAATCACCTCGGCAGGTCAAAGGGTTTCTTTGGTGCGTGCATTTAAAAAAGAGTTAGCAAAAATTAACCCAAATGCAAAGGTATATACCGTTGATCTTAATCCCATTTTAGCCCCTGCATGTCATGTAGCAGACGGCTATAAGAATGTACCAAGAGTAACCGAGCCAGGTTACATAACTGAACTATTAAGAATTTGTATTGAATGGGGGGTTAAAATAATCATTCCAACAATTGATACAGAACTTGTTGTTTTGTCAGAAAATAGACACCGTTTCCTTGATGCGGGGATTTCCGTTGTAATTTCCGAAGCGGAGTTTGTGAGAAAGTGTAGGGATAAACGAATAACGAATGATTTTTTCCTGACAAATAATATAGAAGTTCCAAAGGCAATCGATAAGAACAAACCAAGCTTTCCGTTGTTTATAAAGCCTTACGATGGAAGTTTAAGTGCCGATACTTTTCTGATAAAGAGTAAGGATGAGTTAACAAGCTATCACTATTCAAATCCCAAGTTGATGTTTATGGAGTACATAGATCCTAATCAATTTGAAGAATTTACGGTGGACTGCTTTTACGATGACATTGGCTATCTGAAATGTAGCGTGCCCCGAAAACGAATATTTGTTCGTAGTGGAGAAGTAAGTAAGGGGGTTACCAGAAAGAATATTATAGTTGAGTATTTAAAAGAGAACCTATCATATATAGAAGGTGCTCGCGGATGTTTAACTATGCAGTTTTTCTATAATCCATCAACTCATAGATTAATTGGTATCGAAATAAATCCGCGTTTTGGGGGAGGGTATCCTTTAAGCTATTTGGCAGGTGCAAATTTTCCTAAATGGATTATAGAGGAGTATGTATTAGGTCTATCGCCCACCTATTTTGCAGAATGGGAAACAGATTTATTGATGCTAAGGTACGATGACGAGGTTATAGTGCATAGTTATGAAATATAA
- a CDS encoding D-sedoheptulose 7-phosphate isomerase — translation MDIQNSILTQMQEHQEVIKTVSSPAFVDQITAVCELVADTLKKGNKILLFGNGGSAADAQHIAAEFSGRFVKERRAYPAIALTTDTSALTAIGNDYGFNRVFSRQVEALAVPGDLLIGISTSGNSENVVRALLEGKQIGCSSVGFTGNNGGKMKEICDIALVVDSMVTARIQEAHILIGHILCAHVDSIS, via the coding sequence ATGGATATCCAGAATAGCATATTAACGCAGATGCAGGAACATCAGGAGGTTATAAAAACGGTAAGTTCGCCGGCTTTTGTTGACCAGATAACTGCAGTTTGCGAATTGGTTGCCGACACCTTAAAAAAAGGCAACAAGATATTGCTTTTTGGAAACGGCGGCAGTGCTGCAGACGCGCAGCATATTGCGGCAGAGTTTTCAGGCCGTTTTGTAAAAGAACGCAGAGCCTATCCGGCTATTGCTTTAACTACAGACACTTCTGCGCTTACCGCTATTGGCAATGATTACGGGTTTAATCGCGTATTTTCTCGTCAGGTAGAAGCCCTGGCCGTGCCGGGCGATTTGTTAATAGGTATCTCTACCAGCGGAAATAGCGAAAACGTAGTACGGGCTCTATTAGAAGGTAAGCAGATTGGCTGTAGTTCAGTTGGATTTACCGGGAACAATGGGGGTAAAATGAAAGAGATATGTGATATTGCCCTGGTTGTTGATAGCATGGTAACAGCCCGCATACAGGAAGCACACATTTTAATTGGGCATATTCTTTGTGCTCATGTAGACAGCATCAGCTAA
- a CDS encoding nucleoside-diphosphate sugar epimerase/dehydratase codes for MLNRMNVAPRWIIFFLDIIFCAVSLILAHLISNNFEIVHLTYSAQKNVLITFLIINTVVFGLLKTYAGIVRFTSGQDSVRILFSVLLGNITFYLISNTGLILDIQLNRMVQVLTVNVLFSFLLLISYRLAVKYLFAYVNKLKLNQKKVIIFGANETAITTKRILDEQNTGLNMNVIAFVDEDSKKSGKKIDNVTIYPLADIEKLFSGEKIDELIIAKSDIDVNIKNTIVDVCLAHNVRVLNIPPISKWIGGHLNQSQFQNIKIEDVLEREPIQINNELIDQQINGKSILVTGAAGSIGSELVRQIIKYQPAVIILSDIAETALHELQLELQDGPYAEANFIPFIGDVRNKERMTLLFETYKPNYVYHAAAYKHVPMMENNPCEAINTNVLGTKTVADLAMRYGVEKFVMVSTDKAVNPTNVMGASKRIAEMYVQSLIDFRSDDNVIINDGMSIVNDKSKGRNRTKYITTRFGNVLGSNGSVIPRFKDQIKRGGPITVTHPEITRYFMTIPEACRLVLEAGSMGSGGEIYLFDMGKSVKIVDLAKKMIRLSGFVVDQDIKITFTGLRPGEKLYEELLNDAENTVPTHHEKIMIAKVRKQSYLQINKHINELIKLSSSFSDHNVVRKMKEIVPEYKSNNSIFEEFDVEEVPVAL; via the coding sequence ATGTTGAATAGAATGAATGTTGCGCCAAGGTGGATAATTTTTTTTCTCGATATAATTTTTTGTGCTGTTTCTCTAATATTGGCACACTTAATTAGTAATAATTTTGAGATTGTGCACCTAACCTATTCCGCGCAAAAAAACGTTCTTATTACTTTTCTTATTATAAATACTGTAGTTTTTGGGTTGCTTAAAACATATGCTGGTATTGTACGATTTACCAGCGGACAAGATTCTGTTAGAATATTATTTTCAGTACTGCTAGGTAACATCACTTTCTATCTGATAAGTAATACAGGCTTAATTTTAGATATACAGTTGAACCGCATGGTTCAGGTGTTGACTGTAAATGTGCTTTTCAGTTTTCTATTATTGATTAGCTATAGGCTCGCGGTAAAATACTTATTTGCTTATGTTAATAAGCTAAAACTTAATCAGAAAAAGGTTATCATATTTGGTGCAAACGAAACTGCAATAACCACCAAACGCATACTTGATGAGCAAAATACCGGCTTAAACATGAATGTGATTGCATTTGTCGATGAAGATTCCAAAAAGAGCGGTAAAAAAATTGATAATGTTACTATATACCCTTTAGCTGATATTGAAAAGTTGTTTTCGGGTGAGAAGATTGATGAGTTGATTATTGCAAAAAGTGATATAGACGTAAACATAAAAAATACCATCGTTGATGTTTGTTTGGCACATAATGTTCGGGTGCTTAATATCCCGCCAATAAGCAAATGGATTGGTGGTCACCTTAATCAAAGCCAGTTCCAGAATATTAAAATTGAAGATGTATTGGAGCGTGAACCAATACAGATTAATAATGAATTGATAGATCAGCAAATAAACGGTAAAAGTATTCTGGTAACAGGAGCTGCAGGCTCTATCGGTTCTGAACTGGTAAGACAGATCATTAAATATCAACCGGCGGTAATCATATTAAGTGACATTGCAGAAACCGCACTTCATGAACTGCAACTAGAACTGCAAGACGGTCCTTACGCTGAGGCTAATTTTATTCCCTTTATAGGAGATGTAAGAAACAAGGAGCGAATGACGCTGCTGTTTGAAACTTATAAGCCTAATTATGTTTATCATGCCGCCGCATATAAACACGTACCTATGATGGAAAATAATCCGTGCGAGGCCATTAATACCAATGTATTGGGTACTAAAACAGTTGCAGATTTGGCAATGCGTTATGGCGTTGAAAAATTTGTAATGGTTTCTACAGATAAGGCGGTTAACCCTACCAATGTAATGGGGGCGTCTAAGCGTATTGCAGAAATGTATGTACAATCGTTAATTGATTTCCGCTCAGATGATAATGTGATTATCAATGATGGAATGAGTATTGTTAACGATAAATCAAAAGGAAGAAACCGTACAAAATATATTACTACCCGTTTTGGTAATGTTTTAGGCTCTAACGGTTCTGTAATTCCACGTTTTAAAGATCAAATTAAAAGAGGCGGACCTATTACGGTTACCCACCCGGAAATTACCCGCTACTTTATGACTATTCCTGAAGCCTGCCGCCTGGTGTTAGAGGCCGGATCAATGGGTAGTGGTGGCGAAATTTATTTGTTTGATATGGGCAAATCGGTTAAGATAGTTGATTTGGCCAAAAAGATGATCCGCTTGTCTGGCTTCGTGGTAGATCAGGATATTAAGATCACTTTTACAGGGTTGCGCCCGGGTGAAAAGCTATACGAAGAGCTGTTGAATGATGCTGAGAACACAGTGCCTACCCATCATGAAAAAATCATGATCGCCAAAGTACGTAAACAGTCATACCTGCAAATAAACAAGCACATTAATGAACTGATAAAACTATCCAGTTCATTTAGCGATCATAACGTAGTGCGTAAAATGAAAGAAATTGTACCAGAGTATAAAAGCAATAACTCTATTTTTGAAGAGTTTGATGTTGAAGAGGTACCTGTTGCGTTATAA
- a CDS encoding undecaprenyl-phosphate glucose phosphotransferase, giving the protein MIYRYATFIKAINLSIDYAILNLSMVIAYLIVDRSYIFWASNKNYLPVVLVLNLIWLLAANITGLYERVLNKDSIRTYQSVFKTYLLFISLICFTIIIIGTKSYFITREYLFYSLALFGFLVGVWKLIFLTIRKNDRTLLVDTRNIIIVGAGAVGTDLYQFFENNPDRGYTVAGFFDDDPSRVAPGSTYLGSTDDCIDYVIINEVDEIYCALPVAQSEKIEQLMVDADKHLIRFRIIPEYYITPKKAMLVQNFEHIPVISIRPEPLESMFNRMIKRLFDVAFSLFVIIFILSWLYPILAIIIKMQSKGPVLFKQMRSGRDNMPFKCLKFRSMRVNNDADKVQATRNDKRITRIGSFMRRTSLDELPQFFNVLRGNMSIVGPRPHMISHTEEYSKLIDQFMVRHFLKPGITGWAQVKGHRGETKVTEDMMNRVEADVWYLENWSFLLDLKIIFLTVWNSIRGEENAF; this is encoded by the coding sequence ATGATTTATAGGTACGCTACTTTTATCAAGGCGATCAACCTTTCTATTGATTATGCTATACTAAATCTTAGCATGGTAATTGCATATCTGATAGTTGACAGATCTTACATCTTTTGGGCAAGTAATAAGAATTATTTGCCTGTAGTACTGGTGCTCAATTTGATATGGCTGTTGGCAGCCAATATTACGGGCTTGTATGAGAGGGTGTTGAATAAAGACTCTATCCGCACTTATCAGAGCGTATTTAAAACTTATTTGCTTTTTATATCGCTCATTTGTTTTACCATCATTATCATCGGCACCAAGAGTTACTTTATTACGCGCGAGTATTTATTCTATTCGCTAGCGTTATTTGGTTTTTTGGTAGGCGTCTGGAAGTTGATATTTCTAACAATCAGGAAAAACGATCGTACATTACTGGTTGATACACGTAATATCATCATTGTGGGCGCAGGTGCCGTTGGGACAGACCTTTATCAGTTTTTTGAAAATAACCCAGACAGGGGCTACACTGTGGCTGGTTTTTTTGATGATGATCCTTCGCGCGTAGCACCCGGTAGCACTTATCTAGGTAGTACAGATGATTGCATCGACTACGTGATTATAAACGAGGTTGATGAAATATATTGTGCGTTACCGGTAGCGCAATCTGAGAAAATAGAGCAATTGATGGTGGATGCCGACAAGCATCTTATCCGTTTTCGCATTATTCCTGAATATTATATTACGCCTAAAAAGGCCATGTTGGTGCAAAACTTTGAGCACATACCGGTAATATCTATCAGGCCAGAACCACTGGAGAGCATGTTTAACCGAATGATTAAGCGGTTATTCGATGTAGCATTTTCTCTTTTTGTTATCATTTTTATATTGAGCTGGCTGTACCCCATACTGGCTATTATTATTAAAATGCAATCTAAAGGCCCTGTATTATTTAAGCAGATGCGCTCAGGCCGGGATAATATGCCTTTTAAATGCCTTAAGTTTAGAAGCATGCGTGTTAATAACGATGCCGATAAAGTGCAGGCCACCCGTAATGATAAGCGTATTACCCGCATCGGTTCATTTATGCGCCGTACCAGTCTTGATGAATTACCCCAGTTTTTCAACGTATTGAGGGGAAACATGTCTATAGTTGGTCCGCGCCCTCACATGATTAGCCATACCGAAGAATACTCCAAACTGATTGACCAGTTTATGGTGCGCCATTTCTTGAAGCCAGGTATCACCGGCTGGGCGCAGGTAAAGGGCCACCGTGGCGAAACCAAGGTTACCGAAGATATGATGAATAGGGTAGAGGCCGACGTTTGGTATCTCGAAAACTGGTCGTTCCTATTAGATCTCAAGATCATCTTCCTTACTGTTTGGAACAGCATCCGTGGCGAAGAAAACGCATTCTGA
- a CDS encoding sugar transferase translates to MYKKIFKRFIDIILSLIGILILSPVIVSVAVFLFIANKGKVFFIQARPGLNSRIFKIIKFKTMNDNRNKNGELLSDDERLTTVGKIVRKLSLDEILQLINVLKGDMSLIGPRPLLPSYLPLYNEEQSRRHDVKPGITGWAQINGRNAISWSEKFKLDVWYVENLSFWLDVKIFFFTIKKVFISEGISQEGQATMGVFEGNGHE, encoded by the coding sequence ATGTATAAAAAAATTTTTAAACGTTTTATTGATATAATATTGTCGTTAATTGGAATACTTATTTTGTCGCCTGTTATAGTAAGTGTTGCAGTGTTTTTATTTATCGCTAATAAAGGAAAGGTGTTTTTTATACAAGCCAGACCTGGGTTAAATTCGCGGATATTTAAAATAATCAAGTTTAAAACAATGAATGATAACCGGAATAAAAACGGCGAGTTGTTATCTGATGATGAGCGGTTAACCACTGTAGGGAAAATTGTCAGAAAGTTATCATTGGATGAAATATTACAGCTAATTAATGTTTTAAAAGGAGACATGAGTCTTATTGGTCCAAGGCCATTGCTGCCAAGTTACCTCCCTTTATACAATGAAGAGCAGAGTCGTCGTCACGATGTAAAGCCAGGCATAACAGGGTGGGCGCAAATTAATGGACGTAATGCTATTAGTTGGAGCGAAAAATTTAAGCTGGACGTTTGGTATGTAGAAAATCTTTCCTTTTGGCTTGATGTGAAAATCTTTTTCTTTACTATAAAAAAGGTGTTTATAAGCGAAGGTATATCTCAAGAGGGGCAGGCAACAATGGGTGTTTTTGAAGGAAATGGTCATGAGTAA